GTGTCTTCTCGAAAAACAGATGCGATGCGGTTCTTTTCGATCTTGACGGGGTAATTACCACGACTGAAAAAATTCACTCGGCCTGCTGGAAAAAGACATTTGACGAGTTCCTTCATGCCTGGACAAGCAGGAAGGGGGAGGGCTTCGTTCCCTTTAACGAAACGGACGACTACCTTGAGCATGTCGACGGCAAGCCCCGTTATGAGGGCGTGCGCGGCTTTCTGCTCTCGCGCGCAATAGAACTTCCCGAGGGTGATACAAACTCCCCTCCGGGCGAGCAATCAGTTTTCGGACTCGGAAACAGGAAAAACCAGCTGTTCACGGAAACCCTTGAAAAAGAGTCTCCCGGAATCTACCAGACATCCGTCGCGCTAGCGCGCCATCTTAAGGAAGCCGGGTTTCGCCTGGCAGTCGTATCTTCAAGCAGGAACTGCCGGGCCGTGATGAAGGCCACCGGAGTAGAAAACCTTTTCGAGGTAACGGTGGACGGGGTAACGGCAGCAGAAAAAGGTCTTCGGGGAAAACCGCGACCTGATACGTTTATTGAAGCCGCCTCGGCTCTTGGAGCCAAGCCCGCAAGAAGTATCGTTATCGAGGACGCGGCGGCAGGAGTGGCAGCGGGAGCGAGTGGGGGATTCGGACTGGTAATCGGAGTAGCCAGGAAGCAAAACGAAGAGGAACTTTTTTCAAACGGAGCGGACATGGTCGTAAGCGATCTGGGAGAGTTCGGGCTTGGCGCGTAGCGGGCGAGGAAAACAGGAATGATAAAAAGAGAGAGAAAGGGCATATACACTGCACAGCACATATATCCTCCGGATCCGTGGAGAATAACAGAGAAGCAGTTTTATCCCGAACTAATCGGCCTTGGGGAAACTATCTTCTGTACCTCAAACGGCTACATAGGAATGCGGGGCGCCTTCGAAGAGGGGAACCCGAGCTACCAGAACTTCACCATAGTAAACGGCTTCCACGAAACATGGCCCATCATATACGGAGAGGAAGCCTTCGGGTTCACCAAAATGGGGCAGACCATAGTGAACGTTCCGGACTCAAAGATAATCAAGCTCTATGTAGACGATGAACCCTTTTACCTGCCGACCGCAACCCTCCTCCACTTCGAGCGATTCCTCGACATGAGAAACGGCGTGGTAGAGAGAAATCTCATATGGGAAATGTTCTCGGGGAAACAGATATCTATAAGGTCGAAAAGGCTGGTCTCCATGGAACATCGCCACTTGGCCGCCATATCTTACGAAGTAACGGTTCTCAACGACAAGGCCCCCGTAATCATATCTTCGGAAATAATTGATCACGAAAACTACGCCGAAGGGAATGAGGAACAGCCGGACCGCGGCAATGGAGGAGACCCGCGAAGGGCCAGCAGACTTGAACATCGGGTCCTCGAACCCCGCCTGAACGACGTGCGGGACACGAGCGTGATTCTCTGCCACTCGACCCGAAACAGCAAGATGACGATCACCTTGGGAATCGAGCACACGCTCGAGACAAACTGCGATTACTCCCA
This is a stretch of genomic DNA from Candidatus Dadabacteria bacterium. It encodes these proteins:
- a CDS encoding HAD-IA family hydrolase — protein: MKARALKTELLNGESVFSKNRCDAVLFDLDGVITTTEKIHSACWKKTFDEFLHAWTSRKGEGFVPFNETDDYLEHVDGKPRYEGVRGFLLSRAIELPEGDTNSPPGEQSVFGLGNRKNQLFTETLEKESPGIYQTSVALARHLKEAGFRLAVVSSSRNCRAVMKATGVENLFEVTVDGVTAAEKGLRGKPRPDTFIEAASALGAKPARSIVIEDAAAGVAAGASGGFGLVIGVARKQNEEELFSNGADMVVSDLGEFGLGA